From one Phragmitibacter flavus genomic stretch:
- the creB gene encoding two-component system response regulator CreB, with protein sequence MNQSPRVLIVEDEPSIADNILYSLESEGFVAKVVGTGAEALRVMVDEDFSLLILDVGLPDMSGFEVCRKLQGLSDVPVIFLTARNTEVDRVVGLEIGGDDYLCKPFSPRELTARVRAVLRRYNGNGKARVDGVELSEGALVVKPVEVDEGRCLIRYFGSALPLSAYEFRLLKTMAKHPGRVYSRSQLMECASDEPDAAMERTVDAHVKSLRAKMKAVKEGVEPIVTHRGLGYSLAEVWEG encoded by the coding sequence GTGAATCAATCACCGCGGGTTTTGATTGTTGAGGATGAGCCGTCGATAGCGGATAATATTCTGTATTCGCTGGAGTCGGAGGGGTTTGTGGCGAAGGTGGTGGGGACGGGGGCGGAGGCGTTGCGGGTGATGGTTGATGAGGATTTCTCTTTGTTGATTCTCGACGTGGGATTGCCGGACATGTCAGGGTTTGAGGTTTGCCGGAAGTTGCAGGGGTTGAGTGATGTTCCGGTGATTTTTCTGACGGCACGGAATACGGAGGTGGACCGGGTGGTGGGGCTGGAGATTGGGGGGGATGATTATTTGTGCAAACCGTTTAGCCCGCGTGAGTTGACGGCTCGGGTGAGGGCGGTGTTAAGGAGATATAACGGCAATGGGAAGGCGCGTGTTGATGGGGTGGAGCTGTCGGAAGGTGCGTTGGTGGTGAAGCCGGTGGAGGTGGATGAGGGAAGGTGTTTGATCCGTTATTTTGGATCGGCGTTGCCGCTATCGGCTTATGAGTTCCGGCTTTTGAAAACGATGGCGAAACATCCGGGGCGGGTGTATTCGCGGTCGCAGTTGATGGAGTGTGCGAGTGATGAGCCGGATGCGGCGATGGAGCGCACGGTGGATGCGCATGTGAAGTCCTTGCGCGCGAAGATGAAGGCGGTGAAGGAGGGGGTGGAGCCGATTGTGACGCATCGGGGCTTGGGGTATTCGTTGGCGGAGGTTTGGGAGGGGTGA
- a CDS encoding inner membrane CreD family protein, with protein MLMKLGRMIAIGVVFWVVTFAWLLLGVRMSARSAIAKDEMGNEVREVWGPGLVQGHVEVSGMVQGSDVVRLESTQVEVDLKYRPQKRGLLWHRTYDVAFGLKGVVANGSESAQNVRLKLVLPEGNTSYDQFKFRVGEETETRVAAKNGVVETSVMIPAKSELPLEIGYVARGMDSWSYAFGTDVRLRDFGLKMRTDFEEISFPVGSSSPTLRTPAAEGEGWLLEWRYEDVLAARGIAMEMPGVVNAGPVVARITYFAPLSLLLFFGVVMVVGMLRGVDLHPVQYGLVAAGFFAFHALLGYLVDVMPLGWSFVIATLVSLALASGYLYLVKGKALAGPASAAQLVYLVLFSYSFFFEGFTGLTLTVIGVATLAGLMWATARVDWDGVVGSGRSMWIGGRKEEA; from the coding sequence ATGCTTATGAAACTTGGACGGATGATTGCGATTGGTGTGGTGTTTTGGGTGGTCACGTTTGCGTGGCTTTTGCTGGGGGTGCGGATGAGTGCGCGATCGGCAATCGCGAAGGATGAGATGGGCAACGAGGTCCGCGAGGTTTGGGGGCCGGGGCTGGTGCAGGGGCATGTGGAAGTGTCGGGGATGGTTCAGGGCTCGGATGTGGTGAGGTTGGAGTCGACGCAGGTAGAGGTGGATTTGAAATATCGTCCGCAGAAGCGCGGTTTGCTATGGCACCGGACTTATGATGTGGCGTTTGGATTGAAAGGCGTGGTGGCGAACGGCAGTGAGTCGGCGCAGAATGTGCGGTTGAAGCTGGTGCTGCCGGAGGGGAACACGAGTTATGACCAGTTCAAGTTCCGCGTGGGCGAGGAGACGGAGACGCGGGTTGCGGCGAAGAACGGGGTGGTGGAGACTTCGGTGATGATTCCGGCAAAGTCAGAACTGCCGCTGGAAATTGGGTATGTGGCGCGGGGGATGGATAGTTGGAGTTATGCGTTTGGAACCGATGTGAGATTGCGGGATTTTGGGCTGAAGATGCGCACGGATTTTGAGGAGATCAGCTTTCCTGTGGGGTCGAGTTCGCCGACATTGCGGACGCCAGCGGCGGAAGGGGAGGGATGGTTGCTGGAGTGGCGTTATGAGGATGTGCTGGCGGCGCGGGGGATTGCGATGGAGATGCCGGGGGTGGTCAATGCGGGTCCGGTAGTGGCGCGGATCACCTATTTTGCGCCGTTGTCGTTGTTACTATTTTTTGGGGTGGTGATGGTGGTGGGAATGCTGCGAGGGGTGGATCTGCATCCGGTGCAGTATGGTCTGGTGGCAGCAGGGTTCTTTGCGTTTCACGCGTTGCTTGGATATCTGGTGGATGTGATGCCGTTGGGATGGAGTTTTGTGATCGCGACTCTGGTTTCGCTGGCTTTGGCGAGCGGGTATTTGTATCTGGTGAAAGGGAAGGCGTTGGCGGGTCCGGCGTCGGCAGCGCAGTTGGTGTATCTGGTGTTGTTCAGTTACAGCTTTTTCTTTGAAGGATTCACCGGGTTAACGTTGACGGTGATCGGGGTGGCGACACTTGCAGGGTTGATGTGGGCGACGGCGAGGGTGGATTGGGATGGGGTGGTGGGGAGCGGTCGGAGTATGTGGATTGGTGGGAGAAAGGAGGAGGCGTGA
- the uvrA gene encoding excinuclease ABC subunit UvrA, producing the protein MSRRPLSSKPSPPANIIQVRGVHQNNLKGFDLDIPLYQLNVVTGPSGSGKSSLAFDTIYAEGQRRYVETFSPYTRQFFERMDKPKVDAIHGIPPAIAIEQVNNIRSTRSTVGTITELNDYLKMLFPRLAKATCPSCQRPVQPDTPDSIQHDLLHHHADTTALITFAIPVPSDTNTADFFTFLQSQGYTRVLLFGEVIRTDEPQSFKKKLPAQVQVIQDRIQLAPTNKPRLIEALEVALHFGKGTVAIALTDLKSQILDLKSFSTTWHCAHCDLKLPAPTPGLFSFNNPVGACPTCRGFGRTLALDLTKAMPDESLSINEGLVKAFTGDTYAECQQDLVKCAKARHIDLNLPFEDYTKEDRQWLIEGDNSDPEEAYRNGEWYGIRGFFKWQESRAYKMHVRIFLSRYRAYTECPDCLGSRLKIEASFFNVEGKTLHDLWQLPVSELLPYFETLPIIDSDKAARMLRDEIVSRLSYMERAGLTYLNLDRQTRTLSGGELQRVNLTTCLGASLVNTLFVLDEPSIGLHPRDIGKLIGVMEGLRDKGNTLLVVEHEEAVMRAADNLIEIGPGRGEKGGHLVFHGPLTDLHTKVEGSSRALSSKKPKARDLTPTFSSLTGDYLYGIKTIPVPTTRRQPKPGQHIRIKGARQNNLKNLNVDIPLGLLCAVTGVSGSGKSTLIHDVLYNNLLRQRGEATEDEPGKVKSIDGIDKVGTIVMVDQSPLARTPRSTPAVYIGAFDLIRQLFAETPDGKADNLTPGFFSFNSGNGRCERCMGNGFEKIEMQFLSDLYVSCPECEGKRYQTHALKYQLNGKNIHDVLNLTIEDAIEFFSSLTSDTGLQPVGGTGILPVRQGAQVRSHPQPKPSPFDRKLQSILAPLHLLTEAGLSYLRLGQPLNTLSGGEAQRLKLIGHLLEPSSEQNTTLFLLDEPTTGLHFDDIALLVKLLQRLTNEGHSILVIEHNLEVIKCADWVIDLGPEAGSAGGELVAVGPPELIAQSQTSWTGKYLTELLNPSATFREQPAKYRPQTLNPQLSTLNSISVSGAREHNLKNISVNIPRDELVVVTGLSGSGKSSLAFDLIFAEGQRRFLDSMSVYARTFVEQMEKPDVDLITGVPPTVAIEQRVSRGSGKSTVATVTEIYHFLRLLFSKVGTQYCPDCHIPVEKQSVNAIVNLVAKEAKTHLVHILAPLIKARKGFHTDIAEAAAKQGIETLLVDGKFKDTANFQKLERFKEHTIDAVVAQTSKNIDIHTLRPIIERALKLGKGTLKLRLPDQSIHILNTQMSCPQCSMSFEELDPRLFSFNSPHGWCTDCRGFGVITSNPGSDQKRDDISQLEAELEEERKFDSADHSTEPCPTCHGSRLNRIARSVRLKRDTDFQSVRETDILSVTKKKSANTPPSPQSPLAIGDLATLSAERAAALIATLTFTGTEAEITRDILTEIKQRLHFMQEVGLGYLQLGRSADTLSGGEAQRIRLSAQLGSNLRGVLYVLDEPTIGLHPRDNQRLLNTLLALRDKGNSLLVVEHDEETMRAADTILDLGPGAGRYGGEIIAQGNLAHILKHKTSVTGKALREPMIHPLHGKRRPLPKPNAPDAWLTLENANNNNLKNLTLKIPLARLTVLTGVSGSGKSTLMRAALHPAVKEALAKPTKAKPKSKNTNLTGSENLASVYEVDQSPIGKTSRSCPATYVGVLDDIRKLFAQLPTARARGFGPGRFSFNTEGGRCESCQGNGEIKVEMNFLPSTRVHCETCNGLRFNAATMEVTYNSKNIGEVLKMSITEAAEFFSSLPKIARPLQLLADTGVGYLQLGQPSPTLSGGESQRLKLVTELQAGQGRTITDKMRGLKTTKRNLYLIEEPTIGLHANDVARLIDILHRLVDEGHTVVVIEHELNVIAEADNIIDIGPEAGERGGQIVAQGPPEKVAQSKTSHTAPFLKAML; encoded by the coding sequence ATGTCCCGCCGCCCACTTTCCTCAAAGCCCAGCCCACCCGCCAACATCATCCAGGTCCGCGGCGTCCATCAAAACAACCTCAAAGGCTTCGACCTCGACATCCCCCTCTACCAGCTCAACGTCGTCACCGGCCCCTCCGGCTCCGGCAAATCCTCCCTCGCCTTCGACACCATCTACGCCGAAGGCCAGCGCCGCTACGTCGAAACCTTCTCCCCCTACACGCGTCAGTTTTTTGAGCGCATGGACAAACCAAAGGTCGACGCCATCCACGGCATCCCCCCCGCCATCGCCATCGAGCAGGTCAACAACATCCGCTCCACCCGTTCCACCGTCGGCACCATCACCGAGCTGAACGACTACCTCAAAATGCTCTTCCCCCGGCTCGCCAAAGCCACCTGCCCCAGCTGCCAGCGCCCCGTCCAGCCCGACACCCCCGACTCCATCCAGCACGACCTCCTCCACCACCACGCCGACACCACCGCCCTCATCACCTTCGCCATTCCCGTCCCTTCCGACACCAACACCGCCGACTTCTTCACCTTCCTTCAAAGCCAGGGTTACACCCGCGTCCTCCTGTTCGGCGAAGTCATCCGCACCGACGAACCCCAATCCTTCAAAAAGAAACTCCCCGCCCAGGTCCAGGTCATCCAGGACCGCATCCAGCTCGCCCCCACCAACAAACCCCGCCTCATCGAAGCTCTCGAAGTCGCCCTCCATTTCGGCAAAGGCACCGTCGCCATCGCCCTCACCGATCTCAAATCTCAAATCTTGGATCTCAAATCTTTCAGCACCACCTGGCACTGCGCCCACTGCGACCTCAAACTGCCCGCCCCCACCCCCGGCCTCTTCTCCTTTAACAACCCCGTCGGAGCCTGCCCCACCTGCCGGGGTTTCGGACGCACCCTCGCGCTCGACCTCACCAAGGCCATGCCCGATGAATCCCTCAGCATCAACGAAGGACTGGTCAAAGCCTTCACCGGCGACACCTACGCCGAATGCCAGCAGGACCTCGTCAAGTGCGCCAAAGCCCGTCATATCGACCTCAACCTCCCCTTCGAAGACTACACCAAGGAAGACCGCCAATGGCTCATCGAAGGCGACAACTCCGATCCCGAAGAAGCCTATCGCAACGGTGAATGGTATGGCATCCGCGGCTTCTTCAAATGGCAGGAATCCCGCGCCTACAAGATGCACGTCCGCATCTTCCTCAGCCGCTACCGCGCCTACACCGAATGCCCCGACTGCCTCGGTTCCCGACTCAAAATCGAAGCCTCCTTCTTCAACGTCGAAGGCAAAACCCTGCACGACCTCTGGCAACTCCCCGTCAGCGAACTTCTCCCTTATTTCGAAACCCTCCCAATCATCGACTCCGACAAAGCCGCCCGCATGTTGCGCGATGAAATCGTCTCGCGCCTCAGCTACATGGAACGCGCCGGCCTCACCTACCTCAATCTCGACCGCCAAACCCGCACTCTCTCCGGCGGCGAACTCCAGCGCGTCAACCTCACCACCTGTCTCGGTGCGTCATTGGTCAACACCCTCTTCGTCCTCGACGAACCTTCCATCGGCCTCCATCCCCGCGACATCGGCAAACTCATCGGTGTCATGGAAGGCCTCCGCGACAAAGGCAACACCCTCCTCGTCGTCGAACACGAAGAAGCCGTCATGCGCGCCGCCGACAACCTCATCGAAATCGGCCCCGGTCGCGGCGAAAAAGGCGGCCACCTCGTCTTCCACGGCCCCCTCACCGACCTGCACACCAAAGTAGAAGGCTCGTCCCGAGCCTTATCTTCCAAAAAACCCAAAGCCCGCGACCTCACTCCCACCTTCTCCTCCCTCACCGGCGACTACCTCTACGGCATCAAAACCATCCCCGTTCCCACCACCCGCCGCCAGCCCAAACCCGGCCAGCACATCCGCATCAAAGGTGCCAGACAAAACAACCTCAAAAACCTTAACGTCGACATCCCCCTCGGCCTCCTCTGCGCCGTCACCGGCGTCTCCGGCTCCGGCAAATCCACCCTCATCCACGACGTCCTCTACAATAACCTCCTCCGCCAGCGCGGCGAAGCCACCGAAGACGAACCCGGCAAGGTCAAATCCATCGACGGGATCGACAAGGTCGGCACCATCGTCATGGTCGACCAATCCCCCCTCGCCCGCACCCCCCGCAGCACCCCCGCCGTCTACATCGGTGCCTTCGACCTCATCAGGCAACTCTTCGCCGAAACCCCCGACGGCAAAGCCGACAACCTCACCCCCGGCTTTTTCTCCTTCAACAGCGGCAACGGACGCTGCGAGCGCTGCATGGGCAACGGCTTCGAAAAAATCGAGATGCAATTCCTCAGCGACCTCTACGTCAGCTGCCCCGAATGCGAAGGCAAACGTTACCAAACCCACGCCCTAAAATACCAGCTCAACGGCAAAAACATCCACGACGTCCTCAACCTCACCATCGAAGACGCCATCGAATTTTTCAGTTCCCTTACCAGTGACACAGGCTTGCAGCCTGTGGGTGGGACAGGCATTCTGCCTGTCCGGCAGGGAGCTCAAGTGCGGAGCCATCCACAGCCCAAACCCTCCCCCTTCGACCGCAAACTCCAATCCATCCTCGCCCCCCTCCATCTCCTCACTGAAGCCGGACTCAGCTATCTCCGTCTCGGCCAACCCCTCAACACCCTCTCCGGCGGCGAAGCCCAGCGCCTCAAACTCATTGGTCATCTCCTCGAACCCAGTTCCGAGCAAAACACCACCCTCTTCCTCCTCGACGAACCCACCACCGGTCTCCACTTCGACGACATCGCCCTCCTCGTAAAACTGCTCCAGCGCCTCACCAACGAAGGCCACAGTATCCTCGTCATCGAGCACAACCTCGAAGTCATCAAATGCGCCGACTGGGTCATCGACCTCGGCCCCGAAGCCGGCTCCGCAGGCGGCGAACTCGTCGCCGTCGGCCCCCCCGAACTCATCGCCCAATCTCAAACCTCCTGGACCGGAAAATATCTCACCGAACTCCTCAACCCATCCGCCACTTTTCGCGAACAACCCGCCAAATATCGCCCTCAGACTCTCAACCCCCAACTCTCAACTCTCAACTCCATCTCCGTCAGCGGCGCCCGCGAACACAACCTCAAAAACATCTCCGTCAACATTCCCCGCGACGAACTCGTCGTCGTCACCGGCCTCAGCGGCTCCGGCAAATCCTCCCTCGCTTTTGATCTCATCTTCGCCGAGGGCCAGCGCCGCTTCCTCGACTCCATGTCCGTCTACGCCCGCACCTTTGTCGAGCAGATGGAAAAACCCGATGTCGACCTCATCACCGGCGTCCCCCCCACCGTCGCTATTGAACAACGCGTCTCGCGCGGCTCCGGCAAATCCACCGTCGCCACCGTCACCGAAATCTACCACTTCCTCCGCCTCCTCTTCTCCAAAGTCGGCACCCAATACTGTCCCGACTGCCACATCCCCGTCGAAAAACAAAGCGTCAACGCCATCGTCAACCTCGTCGCCAAGGAAGCCAAAACCCACCTCGTCCACATCCTCGCCCCGCTCATCAAAGCCCGCAAAGGCTTCCACACCGACATCGCCGAAGCCGCCGCCAAACAAGGCATCGAAACCCTCCTCGTCGACGGCAAATTCAAAGACACCGCCAACTTCCAAAAACTCGAACGTTTCAAAGAACACACCATCGACGCCGTCGTTGCCCAAACCTCCAAAAACATCGACATCCACACCCTGCGCCCCATCATCGAACGCGCCCTCAAGCTCGGCAAAGGCACCCTCAAACTGCGCCTCCCCGACCAGTCCATCCACATCCTCAACACCCAGATGAGCTGCCCCCAGTGCAGCATGTCCTTCGAAGAACTCGACCCCCGACTCTTCTCCTTCAACTCCCCTCACGGATGGTGCACCGACTGCCGCGGATTCGGCGTCATCACCTCCAACCCCGGCAGCGACCAAAAACGCGACGACATCTCCCAACTCGAAGCCGAACTCGAAGAAGAACGCAAATTCGACAGCGCCGACCACTCCACGGAACCCTGCCCCACCTGTCACGGCTCCCGCCTCAACCGCATCGCCCGCAGCGTCCGCCTCAAGCGTGACACGGACTTCCAGTCGGTGCGTGAGACGGACATCCTGTCCGTCACCAAAAAGAAATCAGCCAACACACCTCCTTCACCCCAATCCCCCCTCGCCATCGGCGACCTCGCCACCCTCTCCGCCGAACGCGCAGCCGCCCTCATCGCCACCCTCACCTTCACCGGCACCGAAGCCGAAATCACCCGCGACATCCTCACCGAAATCAAACAACGCCTCCACTTCATGCAGGAAGTCGGCCTCGGTTACCTCCAGCTCGGACGCAGCGCCGACACCCTCTCCGGCGGCGAAGCCCAACGCATCCGCCTCTCCGCCCAACTTGGCTCCAACCTGCGCGGCGTCCTCTACGTCCTCGACGAACCCACCATCGGCCTCCACCCCCGCGACAACCAACGACTCCTCAACACCCTCCTCGCTCTGCGCGACAAAGGCAACTCCCTGCTCGTCGTCGAGCACGACGAAGAAACCATGCGCGCTGCCGACACCATCCTCGACCTCGGCCCCGGTGCCGGCCGATACGGCGGCGAAATCATCGCCCAAGGCAACCTCGCCCACATCCTCAAACACAAAACCAGCGTTACCGGCAAAGCCCTGCGCGAGCCCATGATCCACCCCCTTCATGGCAAACGCCGCCCCCTCCCCAAACCCAACGCCCCCGACGCCTGGCTAACTCTTGAAAACGCCAACAACAACAACCTCAAGAACCTCACCCTAAAAATCCCCCTCGCCCGACTCACCGTCCTCACCGGCGTCAGCGGCTCCGGCAAAAGCACCCTCATGCGCGCCGCCCTCCACCCCGCCGTCAAAGAAGCTTTGGCAAAACCCACCAAGGCCAAACCTAAATCAAAAAATACCAATCTCACAGGCTCAGAGAATCTTGCCTCCGTCTACGAAGTCGACCAATCCCCCATCGGCAAAACCTCCCGATCCTGCCCCGCCACTTATGTCGGCGTCCTCGACGACATCCGTAAACTTTTCGCCCAACTCCCCACCGCCCGCGCCCGCGGTTTCGGTCCCGGCCGATTCTCCTTCAACACCGAAGGCGGACGCTGCGAATCCTGCCAGGGCAACGGCGAAATCAAAGTCGAGATGAACTTCCTCCCCAGCACCCGCGTCCACTGCGAAACCTGCAACGGCCTGCGCTTCAACGCCGCCACCATGGAAGTCACCTACAACAGCAAAAACATCGGCGAAGTCCTCAAAATGAGCATCACCGAAGCCGCCGAATTTTTCTCCAGCCTGCCCAAAATCGCCCGTCCTTTGCAACTCCTCGCCGACACCGGCGTCGGATACCTGCAACTCGGCCAACCGAGCCCCACCCTAAGCGGCGGCGAATCCCAACGCCTCAAACTCGTCACCGAACTTCAGGCCGGCCAGGGCCGCACCATCACCGACAAAATGCGCGGCCTCAAAACCACCAAGCGCAACCTCTATCTCATCGAAGAACCCACCATCGGCCTCCACGCCAACGACGTCGCCCGACTCATCGACATCCTCCATCGTCTCGTCGACGAAGGCCACACCGTCGTCGTCATCGAGCACGAGTTGAACGTCATCGCTGAAGCCGACAACATCATCGACATCGGCCCCGAAGCCGGCGAACGCGGCGGACAAATCGTCGCCCAAGGCCCCCCCGAAAAAGTCGCCCAATCCAAAACCAGCCACACCGCCCCATTTCTTAAAGCAATGCTCTAG
- a CDS encoding transposase yields MEYHRRFTARLEEWLDEGMGCCLFDEEANREILEEVMMRFQGTRVEHQAWVIMPNHVHALFVPREPLPGLIKVWKGVSARSIRRGSIWQENYRDTMIRDEGHFARVVSYIRRNPRGLGVGRFTLWEAERAKTVV; encoded by the coding sequence GTGGAGTATCATCGGCGGTTTACTGCACGACTGGAAGAGTGGCTGGATGAGGGGATGGGGTGTTGTCTTTTTGATGAAGAAGCGAATCGGGAGATTTTAGAGGAGGTGATGATGCGGTTTCAGGGGACGCGGGTGGAGCATCAGGCGTGGGTGATCATGCCGAATCATGTGCATGCGTTGTTCGTTCCGCGTGAGCCTTTGCCGGGGTTGATTAAGGTTTGGAAGGGCGTGTCGGCGAGGAGCATTCGTCGGGGGAGTATCTGGCAGGAGAATTATCGGGATACGATGATTCGTGATGAGGGGCATTTTGCCCGGGTGGTGAGTTATATTCGGAGGAATCCGAGAGGGCTTGGGGTGGGGAGGTTTACGTTGTGGGAGGCGGAGCGGGCGAAAACGGTGGTTTGA
- a CDS encoding PIN domain-containing protein, producing MGLILDTSALISLERMLARGLQSDLPDDEEIALPAIVWAEALTGVRLADSPIRAAQRRARLEVLRRTLEVQPFTAEMAEHYADIFAELSEAGTMIPQNDLTVAATARTLGFGVLVGPKDEVHFRKVEGLVVRVLGVRVLGVG from the coding sequence ATGGGATTGATTCTGGACACTTCTGCTCTAATTTCGTTGGAGCGTATGCTGGCACGCGGGCTTCAATCCGATCTTCCTGACGATGAGGAGATCGCTCTGCCAGCGATTGTTTGGGCTGAGGCTTTGACGGGGGTTCGTCTTGCGGATTCACCCATTCGTGCTGCGCAACGTCGAGCGCGTCTCGAAGTTTTACGACGGACGTTGGAAGTGCAACCGTTTACAGCGGAGATGGCCGAACATTATGCTGACATTTTTGCGGAGTTGAGTGAGGCGGGAACGATGATTCCGCAAAACGATCTTACGGTGGCGGCCACGGCGCGGACTTTGGGTTTCGGTGTGCTGGTCGGGCCGAAGGATGAAGTGCATTTCCGGAAGGTGGAGGGGTTGGTGGTGCGGGTGTTGGGGGTGCGGGTGTTGGGGGTGGGATGA
- a CDS encoding type II toxin-antitoxin system Phd/YefM family antitoxin encodes METVISSTEAARHLGDYLARIKYKGERFILTRNDRPVAELSPVSGSHVATWGQLRHALAGLPIDSSFADDLEKVNLSDQLPVNPWD; translated from the coding sequence ATGGAGACGGTTATCAGTTCCACGGAGGCGGCGCGGCATTTGGGGGATTACCTTGCCCGCATCAAATACAAGGGAGAGCGATTTATATTGACCCGAAATGACCGGCCAGTGGCTGAATTGTCTCCGGTTTCCGGAAGTCATGTTGCCACATGGGGACAGTTACGTCATGCGCTTGCGGGGTTGCCGATTGATTCATCGTTTGCAGATGATTTGGAGAAAGTGAACCTGTCTGACCAGTTGCCGGTGAATCCATGGGATTGA
- a CDS encoding OmpA family protein — translation MMKLKLLTYGAAMTFFGVCGTMSTLEAQGSDDAVTAKELEVKQKEIELEKAKLDNQKAELLALEKAKVELAKKELELEKARMDLAVKETDSELQMQLSGDVLFDTNKAVLKEDAQAKLKQVGLILAAYPEGAVTVTGHTDSRGEAETNMELAEERAEAVKVWLMNQSGLKDERIKVKAMGEEVPVASNETADGRQQNRRVEIAVNKG, via the coding sequence ATGATGAAACTAAAATTGCTTACTTATGGTGCCGCGATGACTTTTTTCGGTGTTTGCGGAACGATGTCGACATTGGAGGCCCAGGGGTCGGACGACGCGGTGACGGCAAAAGAGCTTGAGGTGAAACAAAAGGAGATCGAGCTCGAAAAGGCCAAGCTGGATAATCAAAAGGCGGAACTGCTGGCATTGGAAAAGGCGAAGGTGGAACTGGCCAAGAAGGAGCTGGAACTGGAGAAGGCGCGGATGGATTTGGCGGTGAAAGAGACTGACAGTGAGCTGCAGATGCAGTTGTCGGGAGATGTGCTGTTTGACACGAACAAGGCAGTTCTGAAGGAGGATGCGCAGGCGAAGTTGAAGCAGGTGGGGCTGATCCTGGCGGCCTATCCGGAGGGTGCGGTGACGGTGACCGGACATACCGATTCCCGTGGTGAGGCGGAGACGAATATGGAACTGGCGGAGGAGCGTGCGGAAGCGGTGAAAGTGTGGTTGATGAATCAGTCGGGACTAAAGGATGAACGCATCAAGGTGAAAGCGATGGGTGAGGAGGTTCCGGTGGCGTCAAACGAGACGGCGGATGGACGTCAGCAGAACCGCAGGGTGGAGATTGCGGTGAACAAAGGGTGA
- a CDS encoding DUF4412 domain-containing protein: MKTKINFLIGTAFAITSIAQADLVIEQTIENSTQPTSKMTLKVKGNKIRTDLGNTTTSIVNIETMENITLMHPTKMVIKTDPAQIKTAAETTVADPDIKAIDNGKTEEVNGYKCAIWTIEHSGTKMTFWATNDFPDYAEFKEEYEKLTTIPDAPNPTGGIDGLVIKTQMETAGTTSTITINSIKKTPVDDSEFEISIPAGYQEINLPK, from the coding sequence ATGAAAACCAAAATCAACTTTCTCATCGGCACTGCTTTTGCCATCACCTCCATCGCCCAAGCCGACCTCGTCATCGAACAAACCATCGAAAACTCCACGCAGCCGACCTCCAAAATGACCTTGAAAGTCAAAGGCAACAAAATCCGCACCGATCTCGGCAACACGACCACCTCCATCGTTAATATCGAGACCATGGAAAACATCACCCTGATGCATCCCACCAAAATGGTCATCAAAACCGACCCCGCCCAAATCAAAACCGCAGCAGAAACCACCGTAGCGGACCCTGACATCAAAGCCATCGACAACGGCAAAACCGAAGAAGTCAACGGCTACAAGTGCGCCATCTGGACCATCGAACACTCCGGCACCAAAATGACCTTCTGGGCCACCAACGACTTCCCCGACTACGCAGAATTCAAAGAAGAATACGAGAAACTGACAACCATCCCCGACGCACCAAATCCCACTGGCGGTATCGACGGATTGGTCATCAAAACCCAAATGGAAACCGCCGGCACCACCTCGACCATTACCATCAACTCCATCAAAAAAACCCCCGTCGACGACTCCGAATTCGAAATCTCCATCCCCGCCGGCTACCAGGAAATAAATCTCCCCAAATAA
- a CDS encoding ParA family protein: MSAKRLAMLNFKGGVGKTANTVNMAAALAFHPDFGGQRVLVVDLDPQCNSTFWLLTREGWNPLNEEGCTIRAFFWPQVVTHGLKVRDYIVPVSGIPMKGKLDMLAGDFSLLEVDDDGIRGCSNAVWMKGVGGDYLGRFISW; encoded by the coding sequence ATGTCAGCGAAACGATTGGCCATGCTCAATTTTAAGGGGGGTGTCGGCAAAACGGCCAACACGGTGAACATGGCGGCGGCGCTGGCTTTTCATCCTGATTTTGGGGGTCAGCGTGTGTTGGTGGTGGATTTGGACCCGCAGTGCAATTCGACGTTCTGGTTGCTGACGAGGGAGGGATGGAATCCGCTAAACGAAGAGGGTTGCACGATTCGGGCGTTTTTTTGGCCGCAGGTGGTGACGCATGGGTTGAAAGTAAGGGATTACATCGTGCCGGTTTCGGGCATTCCGATGAAGGGAAAACTGGACATGCTGGCCGGGGATTTTTCTCTATTGGAAGTCGATGATGACGGTATTCGAGGTTGCTCGAATGCCGTGTGGATGAAGGGTGTGGGGGGCGATTATTTGGGGAGATTTATTTCCTGGTAG